In Candidatus Desulfofervidus auxilii, one genomic interval encodes:
- a CDS encoding DEAD/DEAH box helicase family protein, whose product MNKTITPGSILQGPFWQERIRVLSIKSIGMDKTKIEAVGITTNTFYPCILSQADLEKIKILPEQTIQFSGNSKGFFLFTEAHRMRNAFQFDPLYAVNVSQVDPLPHQIEAVYYYILRNPRIRFLLADDPGAGKTIMAGLLLKELKYRGLVERVLIVAPGHLKDQWLREMHEKFQENFFIVDRSAINAAWGQNIWQERNQVITSIDFAKQDDVLFSLKDVRWDLVIVDEAHKMSAYKYGDKISKTGRYKLGEGQRIPDEEAIKKIKEATMEALATRHIDLSRILGEQRKARENRLVPEYVEAFFKRAAEILDIKMEKRQDDFWRISQVPLSLRNQTYEFKTRFGEVNREYNKLSFDKEKAFKGQAEFIALGHPLLEAVIEKIFKEFALEAEKGALFFDPEGKRLGDEYWLYVVTNAASSPELYLIQNPG is encoded by the coding sequence ATGAATAAAACCATCACTCCAGGCTCTATCCTTCAAGGACCTTTCTGGCAGGAAAGAATTAGAGTTCTTTCTATAAAATCCATTGGAATGGATAAAACAAAAATAGAAGCAGTAGGCATTACAACTAACACATTTTATCCCTGTATTCTTTCACAAGCAGACTTAGAAAAAATAAAAATTTTACCAGAACAGACTATCCAATTTAGCGGAAATTCTAAAGGCTTTTTTCTTTTTACTGAAGCCCACCGCATGCGTAATGCCTTCCAATTTGATCCTCTTTATGCAGTGAATGTTTCTCAAGTTGATCCTTTACCACATCAAATTGAGGCAGTTTACTATTACATTTTGCGAAATCCACGTATTCGTTTTCTTTTAGCAGATGACCCAGGCGCAGGCAAAACCATTATGGCTGGCCTATTACTTAAAGAATTAAAATACAGAGGGCTTGTAGAAAGAGTACTTATTGTTGCACCAGGCCATTTAAAAGACCAGTGGTTGCGAGAAATGCATGAGAAATTCCAAGAAAACTTTTTTATTGTTGATCGTAGTGCCATCAATGCTGCCTGGGGACAAAACATCTGGCAGGAGAGAAATCAGGTAATCACCTCTATTGATTTTGCTAAACAGGACGATGTCTTGTTTTCCCTTAAAGATGTGCGCTGGGACTTAGTTATTGTAGATGAAGCTCACAAGATGTCTGCTTATAAATACGGTGATAAAATAAGTAAAACAGGGCGGTATAAATTAGGAGAAGGGCAGAGAATTCCTGATGAGGAGGCTATAAAGAAGATAAAAGAAGCGACAATGGAAGCCTTAGCCACACGTCACATAGACTTAAGTAGGATATTGGGAGAACAACGTAAAGCTAGAGAAAACCGTTTAGTCCCTGAATATGTGGAGGCTTTTTTCAAAAGAGCAGCAGAAATTTTAGACATTAAGATGGAAAAACGGCAAGATGATTTTTGGCGAATTTCTCAAGTACCTTTATCTCTTCGCAATCAAACTTATGAATTTAAAACTCGCTTTGGAGAGGTGAACAGGGAATATAATAAACTTTCTTTTGATAAAGAAAAGGCATTTAAAGGGCAGGCAGAGTTTATTGCCTTAGGCCATCCTCTGCTAGAGGCAGTTATTGAAAAAATATTTAAAGAATTTGCCTTGGAGGCTGAAAAAGGAGCTTTATTTTTTGATCCTGAAGGAAAAAGGTTAGGTGATGAATACTGGCTTTATGTGGTAACAAATGCCGCTTCCTCACCAGAACTCTATCTTATTCAAAACCCTGGTTAA
- a CDS encoding AAA family ATPase, which yields MEEKTMIEVLEIKNLKSIKNLNLSCLKINIFIGEPNTGKSNILESLGVLSFLAYGNKSSLKDFVRYETLSNLFFDEDLENELQIRLQHKTASDVFEIIFTQEDRFKGTYFGYDVSKNFKTDKKNLFEFDYMAKGQYEREQRFEHIKFYRFEKRGLFPEKYSSCLLPPFGSNLLSVLKTHKNLKQEIIDNFLKPFDYKLMFKPQENKIEIVKQYDDILISIPYALISDTFQRLIFYLTTILSNRDSVLVFEEPESHTFPYYTKFLAESIALDDKNNQFFISTHNPYFLFSVLEKSKKDDIAVFVVYMENFETKARKLTQQEIEEAMNIGLDFFFNLDRFKNEEQE from the coding sequence TTGGAGGAAAAAACAATGATAGAAGTTCTTGAAATAAAGAATTTGAAATCCATCAAAAATCTCAATCTTAGTTGTTTAAAGATAAATATTTTCATTGGAGAGCCAAATACTGGCAAGTCTAACATCTTGGAGTCCTTGGGAGTTTTATCTTTTCTCGCTTATGGGAATAAATCTTCTTTAAAGGATTTTGTGCGATATGAAACATTATCAAATTTATTTTTTGATGAAGATTTGGAGAACGAATTACAAATAAGATTACAGCATAAAACAGCATCAGACGTATTTGAAATCATTTTTACTCAGGAGGACCGTTTTAAAGGGACATATTTTGGCTATGATGTTTCTAAAAATTTCAAAACAGACAAAAAAAATTTGTTTGAATTTGACTATATGGCAAAAGGACAATATGAACGTGAACAAAGATTTGAACACATAAAATTCTATCGTTTTGAAAAAAGAGGACTTTTTCCTGAGAAATACTCTTCGTGTTTGTTACCACCGTTTGGTTCTAACTTATTGTCAGTTTTAAAAACACATAAAAATTTGAAACAAGAGATAATTGACAACTTCCTTAAACCTTTTGACTACAAACTAATGTTTAAGCCTCAAGAAAATAAAATAGAAATTGTTAAGCAATATGACGATATACTTATAAGCATCCCCTATGCTTTGATTTCGGATACTTTTCAGCGTCTTATTTTTTACTTAACGACTATACTATCAAACAGGGATTCCGTTCTCGTTTTTGAAGAGCCTGAATCACATACCTTTCCCTATTACACAAAATTTTTGGCAGAAAGTATTGCTTTAGATGATAAAAATAACCAATTTTTTATTTCCACACATAATCCATATTTTCTATTTTCAGTTCTTGAAAAGAGCAAAAAAGACGACATAGCTGTCTTTGTAGTTTATATGGAAAATTTTGAAACAAAAGCTAGAAAATTGACACAACAAGAAATAGAAGAGGCCATGAATATTGGTCTAGATTTCTTTTTTAATCTTGACAGGTTTAAAAATGAAGAGCAGGAATAA
- a CDS encoding class I SAM-dependent methyltransferase translates to MIYKNYIKQKARELIWERAIKLLTENREKSTLIYPKIMYYYWEHIISKYSNILKFDLSKLTESSLESFLKVRESKISSKSSKELKVLYLCGPEPENDIECLLNLGVIPENIWAIEKDPEIFKYAYSSIKYLYPNIKILQEKIENILSTLRTKFDIIYLDFTAPFFSKRQKPFRALHQILIQNSLEDLSVLITNFSELDKKEEYINLLTHYFYHQNLIESGIIEITEGEITEGPIIYGLETDHFRKLIHDNLERAYSAFLTHYPIYFSCRILPAINIFSNKSLFKLLIDKNAYKKAIKKISNISYINATCAKNLDLTGGEKFLQPENFWFEFFIDEIEKIEDLNFWRSQFSQKISEKGLYISIKEAVSIINLIRMFVEGYHDVINSQIRKRILETQENVLGQYVFCDIAFPHLWIELIINQLGHPYHANIEKHFRFSYRAKERKMFVDMFLFDKCRYFYDWIPTVFLLPEMMLDVEKQLVTRIVIDIISKHYRYVLPEVFWGAALIGMNEKQWANFKTLSKREFLSISVKGNNIYNDQIYFLEILKLAKTQAIRVRDIMQNKVKIFKDLGEKHTWFGSAWIKIIDKNNPYGKFGILFRKLKIKDEVGWEYDSKTGFLRICNFYDGHEFLVYKAAYETACSILQRAGIKCKLIEILD, encoded by the coding sequence ATGATATATAAAAACTATATAAAACAAAAAGCAAGAGAATTAATCTGGGAACGAGCTATAAAACTTCTTACGGAAAATCGAGAAAAATCAACTTTAATTTATCCTAAAATTATGTATTACTATTGGGAGCATATTATTAGCAAATATAGCAATATATTAAAATTTGACCTATCAAAATTGACTGAAAGTTCTTTGGAATCTTTCCTGAAGGTTAGAGAGTCTAAAATCAGTTCCAAATCGAGTAAAGAATTAAAAGTTCTTTATTTATGTGGTCCCGAGCCAGAAAATGATATAGAATGTTTATTGAATTTAGGAGTTATACCAGAAAATATATGGGCTATAGAAAAAGATCCAGAGATATTTAAGTATGCTTATAGTAGTATAAAATATCTATATCCAAACATTAAAATACTTCAAGAAAAAATAGAAAATATATTAAGTACTTTAAGGACAAAATTTGATATAATTTACTTAGATTTTACTGCTCCTTTTTTCTCAAAAAGACAAAAGCCTTTTCGTGCTTTACACCAAATATTGATCCAGAATTCACTAGAAGATTTAAGTGTCTTAATTACAAACTTTTCGGAATTAGATAAAAAAGAAGAATATATTAACCTATTAACGCATTATTTTTATCATCAAAATCTTATAGAGTCTGGAATTATAGAAATAACAGAAGGAGAAATAACTGAGGGACCTATAATTTACGGTTTAGAAACCGACCATTTTAGAAAATTAATTCACGATAACTTAGAACGGGCTTATTCTGCCTTTTTGACACATTATCCTATATATTTTTCCTGCAGAATATTACCTGCTATAAATATTTTTTCAAATAAATCATTGTTTAAACTTTTAATAGATAAAAATGCATATAAAAAAGCGATTAAGAAAATTTCAAATATATCTTATATAAATGCCACCTGTGCTAAAAACTTAGACCTTACAGGTGGAGAAAAGTTTTTGCAACCTGAAAATTTTTGGTTTGAATTTTTTATAGATGAAATAGAAAAAATAGAGGACCTAAATTTTTGGAGGAGCCAATTTTCTCAAAAGATTTCTGAAAAAGGACTATATATTTCAATAAAAGAAGCTGTTTCTATTATTAATTTAATAAGAATGTTTGTGGAAGGTTATCATGATGTAATAAATAGTCAAATAAGAAAAAGAATTTTAGAAACACAGGAAAATGTTTTAGGACAATATGTATTTTGTGATATAGCTTTTCCTCATTTATGGATTGAACTGATTATTAATCAATTAGGACATCCATATCACGCTAATATCGAAAAACATTTTAGATTTAGCTATAGAGCAAAGGAAAGAAAAATGTTTGTGGATATGTTTCTTTTTGATAAATGTCGTTATTTTTATGATTGGATTCCAACCGTATTTTTGCTTCCTGAAATGATGTTAGATGTTGAAAAGCAATTAGTAACTAGGATAGTTATAGACATAATATCAAAACATTATAGATATGTTTTGCCTGAAGTTTTTTGGGGAGCAGCATTAATAGGTATGAATGAAAAACAATGGGCAAATTTTAAGACGCTCAGTAAAAGAGAATTTTTAAGTATTTCTGTAAAGGGAAATAATATTTATAATGATCAAATTTATTTTCTTGAAATTTTAAAATTAGCGAAAACTCAAGCTATAAGAGTAAGAGATATTATGCAAAATAAAGTAAAAATATTTAAGGACTTGGGCGAAAAACATACATGGTTTGGTTCAGCCTGGATAAAAATTATAGATAAAAATAATCCTTATGGAAAATTTGGGATCTTATTTAGAAAGTTAAAAATCAAAGATGAAGTAGGATGGGAGTATGATAGTAAGACTGGATTTTTACGTATTTGCAACTTTTATGATGGTCATGAATTTCTTGTATATAAAGCAGCTTATGAAACTGCATGTTCAATTTTACAAAGAGCAGGTATAAAATGCAAATTAATAGAAATTTTAGACTAA
- a CDS encoding HEPN domain-containing protein, whose product MKENVKKWFIKAMEDLKVVEHEMVLLKNEIATSAVCFHCQQFVEKVLKAYLTIKNVDFGKTHNLEFLLELCRKQDRDFEQIDTGNLTFYAVDVRYPDEFYIPSFEEARECYEIAKKVKEFIERKLNIKIEENL is encoded by the coding sequence ATGAAAGAGAATGTAAAAAAGTGGTTTATAAAAGCTATGGAGGATTTGAAAGTCGTTGAACACGAAATGGTTTTGCTAAAGAATGAAATTGCCACAAGTGCTGTATGCTTTCACTGCCAGCAGTTTGTTGAGAAAGTGTTGAAAGCATATCTTACTATTAAAAATGTTGATTTTGGGAAAACACATAATCTTGAGTTCCTTTTGGAACTTTGCAGAAAGCAAGATAGGGATTTTGAACAAATAGATACCGGAAATTTAACTTTTTATGCGGTCGATGTGAGGTATCCAGATGAATTTTACATTCCCTCCTTTGAAGAAGCTAGAGAATGCTATGAGATTGCCAAAAAAGTAAAAGAGTTTATTGAGAGAAAGTTAAATATCAAAATAGAAGAAAATTTATGA
- a CDS encoding nucleotidyltransferase domain-containing protein: MNREEAKRILEIMATADGECVYCARELFIQFIKKFPMFSDLARDVFKRKFNEELEHGNEKEILKHTINKVMKQNKIDVTHTILFGSRARGDFKSESDWDVLVIVRNNLSIKEKMLYSKKVRENLAKLGIDCDLIIKSEKEVESSKEMFGSVIREALKEGMSL, translated from the coding sequence GTGAACAGAGAAGAAGCAAAAAGGATTTTGGAGATTATGGCTACCGCAGATGGGGAATGTGTTTATTGTGCAAGAGAGCTATTTATCCAATTCATCAAGAAATTCCCAATGTTTTCAGATCTTGCTAGGGACGTTTTTAAAAGGAAGTTCAACGAAGAACTTGAACATGGAAATGAAAAAGAAATCTTAAAACACACGATAAACAAAGTTATGAAGCAAAATAAAATTGATGTAACACACACAATCCTTTTTGGCTCAAGGGCAAGGGGAGATTTCAAATCAGAAAGTGACTGGGATGTTCTTGTAATTGTCAGAAACAACTTATCTATCAAGGAGAAGATGCTTTATTCAAAAAAGGTTAGAGAAAACCTTGCAAAGCTTGGCATTGATTGCGATTTAATAATCAAATCTGAAAAAGAGGTTGAGAGTTCTAAAGAAATGTTTGGTTCGGTTATAAGGGAGGCACTAAAGGAAGGGATGTCACTATGA